In the Arthrobacter sp. 31Y genome, one interval contains:
- a CDS encoding Asp23/Gls24 family envelope stress response protein: protein MTIQTHTPADVPAKNTQAATPASALDKTAQDVTVQDKGKDGRGATTVADGVVAKIAGIAIQEIPGVHALGGGAARAIGNLREKVGQKDLTQGVSVEVGQTQVAVDVTLVVEYPHPLQQVADNARDAVYTAIEDLVGMEVTEVNITITDIHVPSEDSEADDATREPRVA, encoded by the coding sequence ATGACGATCCAGACCCACACCCCCGCAGACGTCCCCGCAAAGAACACCCAGGCAGCCACCCCGGCCTCGGCGTTGGACAAGACGGCACAGGACGTGACGGTCCAGGACAAGGGCAAAGACGGTCGCGGCGCAACCACTGTGGCTGACGGCGTCGTAGCCAAGATCGCCGGCATCGCCATCCAGGAAATCCCCGGCGTCCACGCCTTGGGCGGCGGCGCGGCCCGCGCCATCGGAAACCTGCGTGAAAAGGTTGGCCAGAAGGACCTCACGCAGGGCGTCAGCGTTGAAGTTGGCCAGACCCAAGTGGCCGTGGACGTCACCCTGGTTGTTGAATACCCGCACCCGCTCCAGCAAGTGGCAGACAACGCCCGCGACGCCGTTTACACGGCAATCGAAGACTTGGTGGGCATGGAAGTCACCGAAGTGAACATCACCATCACGGACATCCACGTGCCGTCCGAGGACTCCGAGGCCGATGACGCCACGCGTGAGCCGAGGGTCGCATGA
- a CDS encoding DUF2273 domain-containing protein, which produces MSPTVTGMAVGAVLALAGLAFGFWGLLLTALFVGIGAVLGRSAEGKLDLGGVLDALRGKRSSS; this is translated from the coding sequence ATGAGCCCCACAGTTACCGGCATGGCCGTAGGAGCGGTCCTGGCACTGGCCGGCTTGGCCTTCGGATTCTGGGGGCTGCTGCTGACAGCGTTGTTCGTAGGAATCGGAGCCGTGCTGGGCCGCTCCGCCGAGGGAAAGCTTGACCTGGGCGGGGTGCTGGATGCCCTGCGGGGCAAGCGCTCCTCCTCATGA
- a CDS encoding substrate-binding domain-containing protein — MLSEDRQQLILRELALHGSLNAGEFAAKLGTSGMTIRRDLAVLAEQGLLERVHGGAVSAGGKPAGPAAQQSTSWRPGGRRPLATIGMIVPSASYYFPGVIRGAEAAAHEAGVRLVLGVSNYSGAEERRQLRRLYEHGVDGILITPSEQSLAGTETLDLLAEADVPVVVVERSIDDAQDRGRLESVRSDHVRGSEIAVNHLLGLGHRKIAICLRENSPTAPQLIDGFHLAMQRAGHSRNESMVRAMSRAQNDPQAHRLLVDAILDWCAESQVTAAVVHTDEDALQFVSACQERRLRVPEDFAIVSYDDEIAALGAVPLTAVAPPKYDVGHQALVMCLNRIGGRRGSTSALQRVNLSPALVVRESTQV; from the coding sequence ATGCTGTCCGAGGATCGACAACAGCTCATCCTGAGGGAGCTGGCTCTGCATGGCTCCCTCAATGCCGGAGAGTTCGCGGCCAAGCTGGGGACGTCGGGTATGACTATCCGGCGTGATCTCGCCGTGCTCGCCGAGCAGGGCTTGCTGGAACGTGTGCATGGTGGCGCGGTTTCCGCCGGGGGCAAACCGGCGGGTCCCGCCGCCCAACAGTCCACGTCCTGGCGTCCAGGCGGGAGGCGGCCGTTGGCGACGATCGGGATGATCGTGCCGTCGGCGTCGTACTACTTCCCGGGCGTGATCCGCGGGGCTGAGGCCGCCGCGCACGAGGCAGGCGTGCGGTTGGTGCTGGGCGTTTCCAACTACTCAGGGGCTGAAGAGCGGCGGCAATTGCGGCGGCTGTACGAACACGGCGTGGACGGAATCCTCATCACGCCCAGCGAGCAATCACTGGCCGGCACGGAGACGTTGGATCTGCTCGCCGAGGCCGACGTGCCGGTAGTGGTGGTGGAACGGTCCATCGACGACGCGCAAGACCGCGGCCGGCTCGAATCCGTGCGCAGCGACCATGTGCGCGGCTCGGAGATCGCGGTGAACCACCTGCTGGGACTCGGGCATCGGAAGATCGCCATCTGCCTGCGCGAGAACAGCCCCACCGCCCCGCAACTGATCGATGGCTTCCATCTGGCCATGCAGCGGGCCGGACATTCCCGCAACGAGTCAATGGTCCGCGCCATGTCCCGTGCACAGAACGATCCGCAGGCCCACCGCTTGCTGGTGGACGCGATCCTGGACTGGTGCGCTGAATCGCAGGTGACGGCCGCCGTTGTCCACACGGATGAGGACGCGCTTCAGTTCGTGAGCGCCTGCCAGGAGCGGCGGCTCCGCGTGCCGGAGGACTTTGCGATTGTCTCGTACGACGACGAGATCGCCGCGCTGGGGGCCGTTCCGCTCACCGCTGTGGCACCGCCGAAATACGACGTCGGACACCAGGCTTTGGTGATGTGCCTTAACCGGATCGGGGGAAGGCGCGGGAGTACCTCGGCGCTGCAGCGGGTCAACCTGTCTCCTGCCCTGGTGGTCAGGGAATCGACGCAAGTGTAG
- a CDS encoding DUF1206 domain-containing protein, which translates to MESNAKIRRLAIKEEMKKAADVAEDAANSRAFEVVARGGYAVSGLLHVLIGVIALQLAFGSVGEADVSGAVASLASQPAGPFLLWACFAACAALALWQLSNAIFGYRKDPDNKITKRLSAVGQAIVFAALASTLISFVVGKGQNSRESTSDVTVTLMKAPFGMFLLIAVGAGIAITGIVFAVRGFRQTFKKDISLSSARSVRKFQLGVGVVGYVAKGIALFLVGMLVVIATVRAQPEQSTGLDGSLKALKEQPYGPYLLAAVALGLIAYGLFLMVKAKTLRT; encoded by the coding sequence ATGGAGTCCAACGCGAAAATAAGGAGGCTTGCCATCAAGGAAGAGATGAAGAAGGCCGCTGATGTGGCCGAGGATGCTGCGAACTCGCGCGCCTTTGAAGTGGTTGCCCGGGGCGGCTATGCAGTCAGTGGCCTGCTGCACGTCCTCATCGGCGTTATCGCGCTTCAACTGGCCTTTGGAAGTGTGGGCGAGGCCGATGTCTCCGGAGCCGTGGCTTCCCTGGCCAGCCAACCCGCCGGACCCTTCCTGCTGTGGGCGTGTTTTGCCGCCTGCGCGGCGCTCGCCCTGTGGCAGTTGAGCAACGCCATCTTTGGCTACCGGAAGGACCCGGACAACAAGATCACCAAGAGGCTCTCCGCAGTGGGGCAGGCAATCGTTTTTGCTGCCCTGGCCTCCACCCTCATCTCGTTCGTCGTAGGAAAAGGGCAGAACAGCCGCGAGTCCACAAGCGACGTGACCGTCACCCTCATGAAGGCGCCGTTCGGGATGTTCCTGCTCATCGCCGTCGGCGCCGGCATCGCCATCACGGGCATTGTCTTCGCAGTCAGGGGCTTCCGGCAGACGTTCAAGAAGGACATTTCGCTTTCATCTGCCAGGTCGGTCCGAAAGTTCCAGCTGGGCGTAGGAGTGGTGGGGTATGTCGCCAAGGGGATCGCCCTGTTCCTTGTGGGCATGCTGGTAGTCATTGCCACCGTGCGCGCCCAGCCCGAGCAATCGACCGGGCTGGACGGCAGCTTGAAAGCCCTGAAGGAGCAGCCGTACGGTCCGTACCTGTTGGCTGCGGTGGCTCTGGGGCTGATCGCTTACGGATTGTTCCTCATGGTCAAGGCCAAGACGCTCCGGACATAG
- a CDS encoding ABC transporter substrate-binding protein: MKRRQLLLGAVSLMASAALITGCGSTQAAAPTPTPTEDPSGAITFWSSMAGMDKVAEAFNASQSKIKVTFETIPNGGAGGYAKLSTAITAGNGPDVATIEYPQLPQFVSNGQLQPLDGFINKAETVDKLTDETKALVQFGDATYALPYDAAPMIMWYRKDMLDKAGVGVPKTWQDFEEAGKKLKALAPEAHLASFNPNEAALTAALSWQAGAKWFGTEGDSWKVGVNDEATQKVANYWQKLIDQKIVKVQQSFSDEWSADLASGAVVGVLGANWSATGIQKRTEASGQKGQWIAAEAPNWGSPADAFYGGSSFNITKSSKNPAAAAKFIEFLATSQDAVKARGNTGSAFLAFPGLTPVAQQAFDSSYFGNDIYAVFDKAYASITPGWQWGPNWDITNTALKDAYGKLTSGGKVLDAVDTAQSATVAGLKQNGLSVKE, encoded by the coding sequence ATGAAGCGTCGCCAGCTTCTACTTGGAGCAGTCAGCCTCATGGCCAGTGCTGCCCTCATCACCGGCTGTGGCAGCACCCAGGCTGCCGCACCAACCCCCACCCCCACCGAAGACCCCTCCGGTGCCATCACCTTCTGGTCATCCATGGCAGGCATGGACAAGGTGGCCGAGGCGTTCAACGCCAGCCAGAGCAAGATCAAGGTCACTTTCGAAACCATCCCCAACGGCGGCGCAGGAGGCTATGCCAAGCTCTCCACCGCCATCACGGCTGGCAACGGCCCGGATGTGGCAACGATCGAATACCCGCAGCTGCCCCAGTTCGTCAGCAATGGCCAACTCCAGCCTTTGGACGGCTTCATCAACAAGGCCGAAACTGTGGACAAGCTCACTGACGAGACCAAGGCTTTGGTCCAGTTCGGCGATGCAACCTACGCACTCCCTTACGATGCTGCGCCGATGATCATGTGGTACCGCAAGGACATGCTGGACAAGGCCGGTGTAGGAGTCCCCAAGACCTGGCAGGACTTCGAAGAGGCCGGAAAGAAACTGAAGGCCCTAGCGCCGGAAGCACACCTTGCCAGCTTCAACCCGAACGAAGCCGCGCTGACCGCAGCACTGTCATGGCAGGCCGGTGCCAAGTGGTTCGGCACCGAAGGCGACAGCTGGAAGGTGGGCGTCAACGATGAGGCCACACAGAAGGTGGCCAACTACTGGCAGAAGCTGATCGACCAGAAGATCGTCAAGGTCCAGCAGTCCTTCAGCGACGAATGGTCCGCGGACCTGGCCAGCGGCGCCGTCGTAGGTGTCCTGGGCGCCAACTGGAGCGCAACCGGAATCCAGAAGCGTACCGAAGCCAGCGGCCAGAAGGGCCAGTGGATTGCTGCCGAGGCTCCCAACTGGGGCTCACCCGCTGACGCGTTCTATGGCGGCTCCAGCTTCAACATCACCAAGAGCAGCAAGAACCCGGCAGCCGCCGCGAAGTTCATCGAGTTCCTCGCCACCAGCCAGGATGCCGTCAAGGCCCGCGGCAACACCGGTTCTGCCTTCCTGGCCTTCCCGGGACTGACGCCGGTGGCGCAGCAGGCGTTCGATTCCAGCTACTTCGGCAACGACATCTACGCCGTCTTCGACAAGGCCTACGCCTCCATCACGCCGGGCTGGCAGTGGGGTCCCAACTGGGACATCACCAACACCGCCCTCAAGGACGCCTACGGCAAGCTGACCAGTGGCGGCAAGGTCCTCGACGCCGTCGACACGGCCCAGAGCGCCACGGTGGCCGGACTCAAGCAGAACGGTCTCTCCGTCAAGGAGTAG
- a CDS encoding carbohydrate ABC transporter permease, whose protein sequence is MSTSTVSRTRTVAPALPPKRRRSAARSGGFGSTFTVNALLILGCAYMVLPVVWLFFASTKNTADLYGTAAYALGEPAFLENIMAVLNQDGGVFLRWMANSMFYAAFGAIFGGLISVMAGYAFDKFQFRGKDSFFGIVLVGVLIPNTATVLPMYLLASVFGITNTIWAILIPVLCNPFGVYLARVYSAAYVPAETLEAARVDGAGPIRSFFSLGLPMMMPGYVTIALFQFVGVWNNFMLPLVMLQDQQLLPVSVGISIWQGYSIPQPEFTPMVITGSLLSIVPLLAAFIMLQRFWKSGLTAGSVK, encoded by the coding sequence ATGAGCACCTCCACCGTGTCCCGTACCCGTACCGTGGCTCCGGCACTGCCACCAAAGCGCCGCCGTTCCGCTGCCCGCAGCGGCGGCTTCGGCAGCACCTTCACGGTGAACGCCCTGCTGATCCTGGGCTGCGCCTACATGGTCCTCCCCGTGGTGTGGCTGTTCTTCGCTTCCACCAAGAACACCGCGGACCTCTATGGAACAGCCGCGTACGCCCTGGGAGAGCCTGCATTCCTCGAGAACATCATGGCGGTCCTGAACCAGGACGGCGGGGTCTTCCTCCGATGGATGGCCAACTCCATGTTCTACGCGGCCTTCGGAGCGATCTTTGGCGGGCTCATCTCCGTCATGGCCGGTTATGCGTTCGACAAATTCCAGTTCCGCGGCAAGGACTCGTTCTTCGGCATCGTCCTGGTGGGCGTCCTGATTCCCAACACGGCCACGGTGCTCCCCATGTACCTGTTGGCTTCGGTATTCGGCATCACCAACACCATCTGGGCCATCCTCATCCCGGTCTTATGCAACCCGTTCGGCGTGTACCTTGCCAGGGTCTACTCGGCCGCATATGTTCCCGCTGAAACCCTGGAAGCTGCCCGTGTTGACGGTGCCGGACCCATCCGGTCCTTCTTCTCCCTGGGCCTTCCCATGATGATGCCTGGTTATGTCACCATCGCGTTGTTCCAGTTCGTGGGCGTGTGGAACAACTTCATGCTTCCCTTGGTGATGCTCCAGGACCAGCAGCTCCTCCCGGTGAGTGTCGGCATCTCCATCTGGCAGGGCTACTCCATCCCCCAACCCGAATTCACGCCCATGGTCATCACCGGGTCCCTGCTGTCGATCGTCCCATTGCTGGCGGCGTTCATCATGCTGCAGCGTTTCTGGAAGTCCGGGCTCACCGCAGGAAGCGTCAAATGA
- a CDS encoding CsbD family protein, with translation MGINDKINNAATEHLGAAKEGAGKLTGDQSLEREGQQDQAQAKIQQAGEKVKDAAADISENIKDAAQKLKEGFTKK, from the coding sequence ATGGGTATCAACGACAAGATCAACAACGCAGCCACCGAGCACCTCGGTGCCGCCAAGGAAGGCGCAGGAAAGCTCACCGGCGATCAGTCGCTGGAGCGCGAAGGCCAGCAGGACCAAGCACAGGCCAAGATCCAGCAGGCCGGCGAAAAGGTCAAGGACGCTGCAGCGGACATCAGCGAGAACATCAAGGATGCCGCCCAGAAGCTCAAAGAAGGTTTCACCAAGAAGTAA
- a CDS encoding RNA polymerase sigma factor, with amino-acid sequence MTGSPAAQHQLDLVPDALLAGRAADGDTAAFEALARRHGPLMRATARRLTGSLADADDVVQETLVQAWKQLESLRDPAAVKGWLLRIVGSRSIDHLRKRRNHADLGDVENTVDATSPPKNKDPETNAVNSSRIEALKAALAKLPEEQRRCWVLKEFNDQSYEEIALTLNISPASVRGRLARARITLARTMEEWR; translated from the coding sequence GTGACTGGTTCACCCGCGGCGCAGCACCAACTGGACCTGGTTCCCGATGCTCTGCTGGCAGGCAGGGCCGCAGATGGTGACACGGCCGCTTTCGAGGCCCTCGCCAGACGCCACGGCCCCCTGATGCGGGCCACAGCCCGTCGGTTGACCGGCTCACTGGCCGACGCCGACGACGTCGTCCAGGAAACACTCGTCCAGGCCTGGAAACAACTGGAGAGCTTGCGGGACCCGGCTGCGGTGAAGGGTTGGTTGCTTCGCATCGTTGGCAGCCGCAGCATCGACCACCTCCGGAAACGCCGCAACCACGCGGACCTTGGCGACGTGGAAAACACAGTGGATGCCACTTCCCCGCCCAAGAACAAAGACCCGGAAACCAACGCCGTCAACAGCTCCCGAATTGAGGCGCTGAAGGCGGCGCTCGCCAAGCTTCCAGAGGAGCAGCGGCGTTGTTGGGTGCTCAAGGAGTTCAATGACCAAAGCTACGAGGAAATTGCGCTGACACTGAACATCAGCCCAGCCAGTGTCCGCGGCCGCCTGGCCCGGGCACGGATCACTCTTGCGCGCACCATGGAGGAATGGCGATGA
- a CDS encoding Asp23/Gls24 family envelope stress response protein produces MNTTSDTLECGHSLAELSAYLDTGQIADPVHLETCPECQAGLASLRHLSELGRELLSSDVADAGSGTDDWMQSILDNLRLELRPGRSIPLQSGNPNDTLWETEGSISALIRSVADALPGTAAGKCRLHGDVTTPGAGITVDVEVAVVYGHPMEERAATLRQELAKTLALHTELTIQAINITVTDVLEPPKPASPADATTPADPMTKEQP; encoded by the coding sequence ATGAACACCACCAGCGACACCCTCGAATGCGGCCACAGCCTCGCGGAGCTGAGCGCCTACTTGGACACCGGACAGATTGCAGATCCGGTCCACCTGGAAACATGCCCCGAATGCCAGGCCGGTTTGGCCTCGCTGCGCCACCTCTCCGAGCTGGGACGCGAACTGCTCAGCTCAGACGTGGCGGATGCCGGCTCCGGCACGGACGACTGGATGCAGTCCATCCTGGACAACCTGCGGCTGGAGCTGCGGCCGGGACGGAGCATTCCTTTGCAGTCCGGGAACCCCAACGACACTCTGTGGGAAACGGAAGGATCCATCTCCGCACTCATCCGTTCCGTAGCCGACGCCCTTCCGGGAACAGCCGCCGGCAAATGCCGCCTGCACGGAGACGTCACCACACCTGGAGCCGGGATCACCGTGGACGTGGAAGTAGCAGTCGTTTACGGACACCCCATGGAAGAACGTGCCGCCACGCTTCGCCAGGAACTCGCAAAGACCCTGGCACTCCATACTGAACTGACCATTCAAGCCATCAACATCACTGTCACCGATGTGCTGGAGCCGCCCAAGCCTGCAAGCCCTGCAGATGCCACTACCCCTGCAGATCCCATGACCAAGGAGCAGCCATGA
- a CDS encoding AraC family transcriptional regulator — MMQGWNRAIELIEQDLTTDIEVQVLARAALTSEYHFRRMFSSLAGLPISEYIRRRRLTAATAEILEGRTVLDVAVRYGYGSAEAFTRAFKAMHGLSPTEARLPGAVLHSQPQLRFHLRVEGNTDMKHRIEDKPAFRLIGLKARVPLVHEGPNNAIIEFQRGLDPSITKRMLEFADTEPSGPVSVTDNIDEQRTEGSELDYWHAVASSKQAPEGFESLEVPAGLWVVFEAEGKFPEVLQGMWADAATEWFPANPYRWAPGPEMLSVHMEPAGTHGRGQLWIPIEKELAS; from the coding sequence ATGATGCAGGGCTGGAACCGGGCAATAGAGCTGATCGAGCAGGACCTGACCACGGACATCGAGGTTCAAGTCCTGGCCAGGGCTGCTTTGACGTCCGAGTATCACTTCCGGCGAATGTTCTCCTCCTTGGCGGGCCTGCCCATCTCGGAATACATCCGCAGGCGGCGCCTCACGGCAGCCACAGCGGAGATTCTGGAAGGCCGGACTGTGCTGGACGTTGCCGTGCGCTACGGATACGGATCAGCAGAAGCATTCACCCGCGCGTTCAAGGCCATGCACGGGCTGAGCCCCACCGAAGCACGACTTCCTGGCGCTGTCCTCCATTCCCAACCTCAGCTGAGGTTCCATCTCCGAGTCGAAGGAAACACCGACATGAAGCACCGCATAGAAGACAAGCCGGCTTTCCGCCTTATTGGCCTGAAAGCCCGCGTCCCGCTGGTTCACGAAGGACCTAACAACGCCATCATCGAGTTCCAGCGGGGACTGGACCCCTCCATCACCAAGCGAATGCTCGAGTTTGCGGACACAGAACCGTCCGGCCCGGTGTCAGTTACTGACAACATCGATGAGCAAAGGACCGAGGGCAGCGAGCTGGACTACTGGCACGCCGTCGCGTCCAGCAAGCAAGCACCGGAAGGTTTCGAATCTCTTGAGGTCCCGGCAGGTCTATGGGTGGTCTTTGAAGCAGAGGGAAAATTTCCGGAAGTCCTGCAGGGCATGTGGGCCGATGCCGCAACGGAATGGTTTCCCGCCAACCCCTACCGGTGGGCGCCCGGCCCGGAAATGCTCAGCGTCCACATGGAGCCCGCCGGCACGCACGGCCGCGGCCAGCTCTGGATTCCCATCGAAAAGGAACTAGCCAGCTGA
- a CDS encoding carbohydrate ABC transporter permease, giving the protein MVTQAPTTPSAAVKPTPRTLRKPRAMSGTGGRTAALFLTPFFAIFAVAMVAPVIYAIVLSFFAQQKSGLGFGEAKTAFVGLENYLQVLQSETFIGGIGRLALYCLLYIPCMVGGALAFALLLDAGVARARKLFQLLVFLPHAVPGVIAALIWAYLYTPGVSPIVSVLETGGISLNFLDNQMILPSIVNIAVWEWTGYNVIVLFTALQAVPREILEAARVDGAGEIRAAISIKLPLILPALSVIMLFTVIGTLQLFTEPSIISKATASVTSTWVPNMWAYDAAFNRHNLNQAAAASIIIALMAAVLSWAVTRFSSRNKA; this is encoded by the coding sequence ATGGTCACCCAAGCACCCACCACGCCGTCCGCCGCCGTCAAACCCACACCCCGGACCCTGCGCAAACCCCGTGCAATGTCCGGAACCGGCGGCCGCACCGCCGCCTTGTTCCTTACTCCGTTTTTCGCCATCTTCGCCGTGGCCATGGTTGCGCCCGTCATCTACGCGATTGTGCTGAGCTTCTTTGCGCAGCAGAAGTCCGGGTTGGGCTTCGGCGAGGCCAAGACCGCGTTTGTGGGCTTGGAAAACTATCTGCAGGTCCTGCAGTCCGAAACCTTCATTGGCGGCATTGGACGCCTCGCGTTGTACTGTCTGCTGTACATCCCCTGCATGGTAGGTGGCGCCTTGGCGTTCGCGCTCCTGCTGGATGCCGGAGTGGCCCGTGCCCGGAAGCTCTTCCAACTGCTGGTCTTCCTCCCCCACGCCGTGCCCGGTGTCATCGCCGCGCTGATCTGGGCCTACCTCTACACCCCGGGCGTCAGCCCGATCGTTTCGGTCCTGGAAACCGGTGGGATCTCGCTGAATTTCCTGGATAACCAGATGATCCTGCCGTCCATCGTGAACATCGCGGTGTGGGAGTGGACGGGCTACAACGTCATTGTTCTGTTCACCGCGCTGCAGGCCGTTCCCCGGGAAATCCTGGAAGCTGCCCGGGTTGATGGTGCCGGCGAAATCCGCGCCGCCATCAGCATCAAGCTCCCCCTGATCCTCCCGGCCTTGAGCGTGATCATGCTGTTCACCGTGATTGGCACGCTCCAGCTCTTCACCGAGCCGTCCATCATCTCCAAGGCCACAGCGTCAGTGACCAGCACCTGGGTACCCAATATGTGGGCCTATGACGCCGCGTTCAACCGGCACAACCTCAACCAGGCCGCAGCCGCCTCCATCATCATTGCGCTCATGGCCGCAGTACTGTCCTGGGCCGTTACCCGCTTCAGCTCAAGGAACAAAGCATGA
- a CDS encoding DUF2264 domain-containing protein encodes MATAFTMPAPDFDLSPITGWTREHWVAFADQQLLAVRPYFSPGKSTIRLGGRPSSSGVLSDGLEGFARTFLMAAFRVAGERGSDPYGHFELYREGLLEGTRDGGPEAWPPIRDRSQPMVEAASIVLGLQLTKPWLWDGLSTDQQTQVATWLQGSSTSTCVDNNWVLFQVMIAEFLAGAGSEHNESQIKHGLNRLEDWYAGGGWYRDGDNDGTGDFFDYYCGWAMHLYPILWAQFAAGRHPEANERLELYRTRLAAFLEDHIRFFGSNGAPVFHGRSLIYRYAAVAPLFMGEAVSAMPISPGQTRRIASGAAKYFLDGGAYGGGAYDGGLPSLGWLGAFEPMTQEYSGPASPYWTSKAFVGLLLPSDHPVWTAVEERSPWETTDGLKHAEAPNYLLHSTATDGIARVLNHGSDKYYAPGPDDPLYRRLAYSSHTAPLFTKDPVDNHFAILNHSGTPSRRARIHRLESRNNQAASWHAPVWDGDDPAQSPWRVATGTAVSGGYELRVHVVQAGSGLTVRDGGYALAGASTVRDHHGVLSDGHLHAAIWPLHGYTGGGIHHEEGVSPLGEHAACGYLEGRLSGERSCFASLVYLGGEAPRWVPAAVGPSKVLDVLDDGGRVSARLTLGSGHVLEVSLAF; translated from the coding sequence ATGGCAACCGCCTTCACCATGCCCGCACCGGATTTTGACCTCAGCCCCATCACCGGGTGGACGCGGGAGCACTGGGTAGCCTTCGCGGATCAGCAGTTGCTCGCGGTGCGCCCCTACTTTTCGCCCGGGAAGTCAACCATCCGGCTGGGCGGCAGGCCGTCGTCGTCGGGAGTCTTGTCCGATGGCCTGGAGGGATTCGCCCGGACGTTCCTGATGGCGGCCTTCCGAGTGGCGGGCGAGCGCGGAAGCGATCCCTACGGACATTTCGAGCTCTACCGCGAGGGACTGCTGGAGGGAACACGGGACGGCGGTCCGGAAGCGTGGCCGCCCATCCGTGACCGTTCGCAACCCATGGTGGAAGCCGCATCCATAGTCCTTGGGCTCCAGCTCACCAAGCCGTGGTTGTGGGACGGGCTGAGCACTGACCAGCAAACCCAGGTGGCCACCTGGCTGCAGGGCTCCTCCACCAGCACCTGCGTGGACAACAATTGGGTGCTCTTCCAAGTGATGATTGCCGAATTCCTGGCCGGTGCCGGATCCGAACACAACGAATCCCAGATCAAACACGGACTGAACAGGCTCGAGGACTGGTACGCCGGCGGGGGGTGGTACCGCGACGGAGACAACGACGGCACCGGCGATTTCTTCGACTACTACTGCGGCTGGGCCATGCATCTGTACCCCATCCTGTGGGCACAGTTCGCGGCAGGACGGCACCCGGAGGCCAATGAACGGCTGGAGCTCTACCGGACCAGGCTCGCCGCTTTCCTGGAGGACCACATCAGGTTCTTTGGCTCGAACGGAGCCCCGGTCTTTCACGGCCGTTCCCTGATCTACCGCTACGCAGCCGTCGCGCCGCTGTTTATGGGCGAGGCAGTCTCCGCGATGCCGATCAGTCCGGGCCAGACCCGACGGATCGCCAGCGGTGCAGCCAAGTACTTCCTCGACGGCGGCGCTTACGGCGGCGGCGCTTACGACGGCGGCCTGCCGTCCCTTGGATGGCTCGGCGCTTTCGAACCGATGACCCAGGAATACTCGGGCCCCGCATCGCCGTACTGGACCTCCAAAGCCTTTGTGGGACTCCTCCTGCCGTCGGACCACCCGGTGTGGACCGCGGTGGAGGAACGCTCGCCGTGGGAAACCACGGACGGACTCAAACATGCGGAGGCACCCAACTATCTCCTTCATTCCACGGCCACCGACGGGATTGCCCGTGTGCTCAACCATGGCAGCGACAAGTATTACGCTCCCGGCCCGGACGATCCCCTGTATCGCCGCCTCGCCTATTCCAGCCACACGGCACCCCTGTTCACCAAGGATCCCGTAGACAACCACTTCGCCATCCTCAACCACTCCGGAACTCCCAGCCGCCGTGCGAGGATCCACCGCCTCGAGTCACGGAACAATCAAGCGGCCAGCTGGCACGCCCCCGTCTGGGACGGAGATGATCCCGCCCAGTCACCCTGGAGGGTGGCGACGGGCACCGCAGTGTCCGGCGGCTATGAATTGCGGGTTCATGTTGTGCAAGCCGGCTCCGGGCTCACAGTCCGCGATGGCGGCTATGCGCTCGCCGGAGCCTCCACGGTGAGGGACCATCATGGCGTCCTCAGCGACGGTCATCTTCATGCAGCCATCTGGCCGCTTCACGGCTACACGGGCGGAGGCATTCACCACGAGGAAGGCGTTTCGCCCCTGGGGGAGCATGCCGCGTGCGGCTACCTGGAGGGGCGGCTTTCCGGGGAGCGAAGCTGTTTCGCCTCGCTGGTGTACCTCGGCGGCGAGGCGCCGAGGTGGGTTCCCGCCGCCGTCGGGCCTTCCAAGGTTCTGGACGTGCTCGACGACGGTGGCCGCGTCAGCGCCCGCCTCACCTTGGGTTCGGGCCATGTGCTGGAGGTGTCCCTTGCGTTCTGA